Genomic DNA from Acidisoma sp. PAMC 29798:
AAGACCGAGGCCGAGGTCGAAGCGGCGCCGGATGTGCTGACCTGGTGGACGGATGTCATGGAACTGCCCGCCGTCGCGATCGGCGGGATTACCCCCGCGAATTGCGCACCCCTGGTGCAGGCCGGGGCTGATTTCCTGGCCGTGGTCAGCGCCGTCTGGGATCATCCGCAGGGCCCGGCCGCCGGCGTGCGGGCGATGAATGCGGCGATCGCCGAAGCCGCTGTGGCTGACGAGACATAAACATATCTATATGATTGATTGCCAATGGCACCCCTGACCGCTCTCGCGATGCCCATCCTGCGGCGGTTGGAGGCTGAGCGCGCGCATCGCCTGGCAATGATCGGCATTCGCCTGGGCCTCGCCACCGAAAACCGGAAGGCGGAGCCGAAATCCCTCGCCACGACGGTTGCGGGCATGGAGTTCAAGAACCCGATCGGCCTCGCCGCCGGCTTCGACAAGAACGCTGTCGGCCTGAGGGCGCTGATGCGCATGGGCTTTGGTTTCGTCGAGGCCGGTACCGTCACGTTGCGGCCTCAGCCCGGCAATCCGCATCCGCGCCTGTTCCGGCTGCCCGAGGATGGCGCCGTCATCAACCGCATGGGCTTCAACAATGCGGGCGTCGAACCCTTCGCCAAGCGGCTCAATACGCGGCGCGTGGTGCCGGTCGGCGCCAATCTCGGCCTCAACAAGGAGGGCGGTGATGCCGAGCGGGACTATGCCGCCCTGCTCACGCTGGTGGCACCGGTGGCCGATTATGTCGTGGTCAACGTTTCTTCCCCCAATACGCCGGGCTTGCGCGATCTTCAGGGTGAAGCGCGCCTGCGGGCGATCTTGGATGCCATGCGCGTGGCGGTGCCAGACGCGCCGCCCATCTTCGTCAAGCTCGCGCCCGACCTGTCCGACGCAGGGTTGGAGGCGGTGGTGGAGGCCGCCCTCGATGCCGGGATCGCGGGCCTGATCCTGACCAACACCACCCTCTCCCGCCCGCCCACCCTGCGCGGCGCGGCGGCCGGCGAGACCGGTGGCCTGTCGGGTCGGCCGCTGTTCCAGCTTTCGACCGCCATGCTGGCCCGCGCCTATTTGCTGACACGCGGGCGATTGGCGCTGATCGGTGTCGGCGGCGTCACCACCGGCGAGGAGGCGTTGACCAAGATCCGTGCCGGCGCCGACCTCGTGCAGATCTACACCGCCTTCACCTATGAAGGTCCGGCGGTGATCGCCCGCATCAAGCGTGATCTGGCCCAGCTGCTCAAAGCCGAGGGCATGACTCGGGTGTCGCAAGCCGTTGGCACCGATGCGGCACGACTGGCGAAAGGGACGTGACGATGCGGCACCTGTCGGGGCTGGCGCCCATCACGGACGATTATGATGGCTTCATCCTCGACCTATGGGGCGTCATCCATGACGGCGTGAAGCTCTATCCCGATGCGCTGGACACGCTGCAGCGGCTGCGTGCCGAGGGCAAGCGCATCGTCATGCTGTCCAACGCGCCGCGTCGCGCATCGATGGTGATCGCGTCGCTGACCCGCTTTGGCATCGGCCGGGATTTGTATGACGACGTCATGACCAGCGGCGAATCTGTGTGGGACGCGCTGCGGACGCGTGAGGATCCCTGGTTCGCGGCGCTCGGCCGCCGCGCCTTCTGGCTGGGTCCGGCACGCGACCTGCCGCTGTTGGAGGGGCTGGATCTCGAGCTGGCCTATAACCCTTCGGACGCCGATTTCGTGTTGAACATCGGTGCGGATGAGGCGGTGAGCGACCGCGACATCACGCCGCATCTGCCGGCGCTGGAGGCGTGCAAGCGGGCCGGTCTGCCGATGGTCTGCGCCAATCCCGACCTGATCATCGTGCGGGACCGGGTGCGCATCCTCTGCGCCGGCGCCTTGGCCCAGGTCTATGCCGAAATGGGCGGCGAATTCCGCCAGCGCGGCAAGCCGGATGCCGCCGTCTATGGTCCAGTGCTGGATATGCTGGCCGTGCCGCCGGCGCGCGTGCTGGCCGTGGGCGATGCCCTGCGCACGGATATTGCCGGTGCGGCCGCCGTAGGTCTCGACTCCTGCTGGGTGCTGGACGGAATCCACGACCTCGTCGGGCATTATGACCTGGCCGAGGCGGAGGCCGCCGCCGCCGGCCTCGCCCCCGTCGCGACGCTGCCCCGCTTCGTCTGGTGATTCGTGTCTTCGCTCTGCTGACGGCGTGACATGACGGGTTGGCGTGACGCGGCGGGGCGCATTCCCGTCACCCTATGGCTGGTCGCCGCCATGGTTTCGGCGCAGCTCGCCGCTGCTCTGTCGGTGCCGCTCATTCACCGTTTCGGCAGTGCCATGACGACGGAAGTGCGCCTGCTCTGGGCGGCGGGCTTCCTCATGCTGGTCGCCCGGCCCCGGCTGTGGGGTTTGGGTGGACCGCGGCTGCTGGGCGGCATTGCGCTGGGCGTGGTGACGGCCGGCATGTCCTTCTTCTATTTCGCGGCCATCGGGCGGATTCCCTTGGGCACGGTAGTGTCGATCGAGTTCCTTGGGCCGCTGACGGTGGCGCTGGTCGGATCGCGCCACGGGCGCGATATCGGCTGGGCAGTGCTCGCGGCGTTTGGGGTTTGGCTGCTGACGCGCGGCGCGGCGGTCGGTGTCGATCTGCTGGGGTATGCCTTCGCCGCGGCCTCGGCGGTGTGCTGGGGCGGCTACATCCTGCTCACCCGCCGCGTCGGGAAGGTTTTTACGGGCTTGCAGGGTGTCACGCTGTCCCTGTCGGTTGCGGCTGTCATCGGGCTGCCGATCGGGATCGTGCCGCATCTGCCGGATTTGCGATGGACGCTGGTCATTCTCATGGCCTTCATCGCCCTGCTGACGCCGGTGCTGACCTATGCGCTAGAGATGGCCTCCCTCCGCCGGATGGAGCCGCGTCGGTTCGGCATTCTCATGAGCCTGGAACCGGCGACCGGCGCGGTGATGGGCTTCCTCGTGCTCGGGCAGCGGCTTAGCCTGGGGCAATTGGGCGGCATGGCTTGCGTCATGGGCGCGAGCCTGGGCGCCAGCCTCGCCGCGAGCCCGAAGAAGAAGAGTTAGGAGGACGAGACAGATGCCCGTGAGCGGATTGGATCCCTACGACG
This window encodes:
- a CDS encoding quinone-dependent dihydroorotate dehydrogenase, whose amino-acid sequence is MAPLTALAMPILRRLEAERAHRLAMIGIRLGLATENRKAEPKSLATTVAGMEFKNPIGLAAGFDKNAVGLRALMRMGFGFVEAGTVTLRPQPGNPHPRLFRLPEDGAVINRMGFNNAGVEPFAKRLNTRRVVPVGANLGLNKEGGDAERDYAALLTLVAPVADYVVVNVSSPNTPGLRDLQGEARLRAILDAMRVAVPDAPPIFVKLAPDLSDAGLEAVVEAALDAGIAGLILTNTTLSRPPTLRGAAAGETGGLSGRPLFQLSTAMLARAYLLTRGRLALIGVGGVTTGEEALTKIRAGADLVQIYTAFTYEGPAVIARIKRDLAQLLKAEGMTRVSQAVGTDAARLAKGT
- a CDS encoding TIGR01459 family HAD-type hydrolase, with amino-acid sequence MRHLSGLAPITDDYDGFILDLWGVIHDGVKLYPDALDTLQRLRAEGKRIVMLSNAPRRASMVIASLTRFGIGRDLYDDVMTSGESVWDALRTREDPWFAALGRRAFWLGPARDLPLLEGLDLELAYNPSDADFVLNIGADEAVSDRDITPHLPALEACKRAGLPMVCANPDLIIVRDRVRILCAGALAQVYAEMGGEFRQRGKPDAAVYGPVLDMLAVPPARVLAVGDALRTDIAGAAAVGLDSCWVLDGIHDLVGHYDLAEAEAAAAGLAPVATLPRFVW
- a CDS encoding EamA family transporter translates to MTGWRDAAGRIPVTLWLVAAMVSAQLAAALSVPLIHRFGSAMTTEVRLLWAAGFLMLVARPRLWGLGGPRLLGGIALGVVTAGMSFFYFAAIGRIPLGTVVSIEFLGPLTVALVGSRHGRDIGWAVLAAFGVWLLTRGAAVGVDLLGYAFAAASAVCWGGYILLTRRVGKVFTGLQGVTLSLSVAAVIGLPIGIVPHLPDLRWTLVILMAFIALLTPVLTYALEMASLRRMEPRRFGILMSLEPATGAVMGFLVLGQRLSLGQLGGMACVMGASLGASLAASPKKKS